One stretch of Streptomyces sp. 135 DNA includes these proteins:
- a CDS encoding wax ester/triacylglycerol synthase family O-acyltransferase: MTADGSRAVPLGRLSAKDSLMWRLETHTDVWPVVLLLLILDGEVDDEALCGWHRQAAEHLPRMAARVTSPRRPGARPRWEAVPSFDPARHLRRVRAPGKAARAEVLHLAERFGETPFVSARPPWECLVVDGLDHGRSAYILKISHAIADGLRLRELFLRQAAAAPMMYASGPREDTGHGTGTGPRGLPATARRVAQAMRFGNRLWHDVRDLPRAPKGSGDGVERRYFAVDLPMTALRELSRTAGGTVQDALVAGLVEGCRRYNARQDVERSA, encoded by the coding sequence GTGACCGCCGACGGCAGCCGTGCCGTCCCCCTGGGCCGCCTGAGCGCCAAGGACAGTCTCATGTGGCGGCTGGAGACGCACACCGACGTCTGGCCCGTCGTCCTCCTGCTGCTCATTCTCGACGGGGAGGTCGACGACGAGGCCCTGTGTGGGTGGCACCGTCAGGCGGCCGAACATCTGCCGAGGATGGCCGCGCGGGTCACGAGCCCGCGGCGGCCCGGGGCGCGCCCCCGCTGGGAGGCCGTACCCTCCTTCGACCCGGCCCGTCACCTCCGGCGGGTGCGGGCGCCCGGAAAGGCCGCTCGGGCGGAGGTACTACACCTCGCCGAACGCTTCGGCGAGACTCCTTTCGTTTCGGCTCGTCCGCCCTGGGAGTGCCTGGTGGTCGACGGGCTCGACCACGGCCGGTCCGCCTACATCCTCAAGATCTCTCACGCCATTGCCGACGGGCTGCGGCTGAGGGAACTGTTCCTGCGCCAGGCCGCCGCCGCTCCCATGATGTACGCGTCCGGCCCCCGGGAGGACACGGGCCACGGAACGGGTACCGGTCCCCGCGGTCTGCCCGCCACCGCCCGCCGCGTGGCACAGGCGATGCGCTTCGGCAACCGCCTCTGGCACGACGTGCGCGACCTGCCCAGAGCTCCGAAGGGCTCCGGTGACGGTGTCGAGCGCCGCTACTTCGCGGTGGACCTGCCGATGACAGCCCTGCGGGAACTCTCACGCACTGCGGGCGGGACCGTGCAGGACGCACTCGTCGCCGGGCTGGTCGAGGGCTGTCGGCGCTACAACGCACGCCAGGACGTCGAACGCTCCGCATAA
- a CDS encoding SDR family oxidoreductase, with protein sequence MHANAAPSDLLMRHAPLARWADPEEVAAPAVFLTSPAASFITGHTLVIDGGLTVSHGGLADVPAPQAMAAAAASSGSAT encoded by the coding sequence GTGCACGCCAACGCGGCACCGTCCGACCTGCTGATGCGTCATGCGCCTCTCGCACGCTGGGCCGATCCCGAGGAGGTGGCTGCCCCGGCCGTGTTCCTGACGTCGCCAGCGGCATCCTTCATCACCGGGCACACCCTGGTGATCGACGGCGGTCTGACAGTGTCGCACGGCGGGCTGGCCGATGTGCCGGCACCGCAGGCGATGGCGGCAGCAGCGGCGAGCAGCGGGAGTGCCACGTGA
- a CDS encoding IS5 family transposase, whose amino-acid sequence MSVRLVITDAMWGRIEPLLPSDPVRGRRWADHRRTLEAIAWKYRTCSPWRDLPPELGSFQTAHKRLIRWAVDGTWERILTAALTAVDEDNDVGWTVSVDSTACRAHQHSAGARNAMRRPEPEDHALGRSRGGLSTKIHLASDSRACPLGIHVTAGQAGDAPAFEAVMARIRILRSGLGRPRTRPATILADRAYSSRAIRGHLRRRGIRAVIPQPADQIGHRLRKGRAGGRPPGFDAEKYKERNAVERCIARLKQWRGLALRTDKLAIAYQAALHVASISIRVRC is encoded by the coding sequence GTGTCTGTCCGGTTAGTGATCACTGATGCGATGTGGGGTCGGATCGAGCCGTTGCTGCCGTCCGATCCTGTCCGGGGGCGACGGTGGGCTGACCACCGCCGAACCCTTGAGGCCATTGCGTGGAAGTACCGCACCTGCTCACCCTGGCGCGACCTGCCCCCCGAGCTCGGGTCCTTTCAGACCGCTCACAAGCGCCTGATCAGGTGGGCCGTGGACGGCACGTGGGAACGCATCCTCACAGCGGCCCTCACTGCGGTGGATGAGGATAACGATGTGGGCTGGACCGTCTCGGTCGATTCCACTGCCTGCCGGGCTCACCAGCATTCGGCTGGAGCGAGGAACGCGATGCGCCGGCCGGAGCCCGAGGACCACGCGCTCGGACGCTCCCGCGGCGGACTGAGTACAAAGATCCACTTGGCCAGTGACAGCCGGGCTTGTCCTCTGGGTATCCACGTCACCGCCGGTCAGGCTGGTGACGCGCCGGCCTTCGAGGCGGTCATGGCCAGGATTCGGATCCTGCGCAGCGGACTCGGGAGACCACGAACCCGCCCGGCAACGATCCTGGCGGATCGCGCTTACTCGTCCCGCGCGATCCGTGGACACCTTCGGCGTCGAGGCATTCGGGCTGTCATCCCGCAGCCCGCCGACCAGATCGGTCACCGTCTACGGAAAGGCCGTGCTGGAGGCCGCCCGCCCGGCTTCGACGCCGAGAAATACAAGGAGCGCAATGCCGTCGAGCGGTGCATCGCCCGACTCAAACAATGGCGCGGCCTGGCCCTGCGGACGGACAAACTCGCCATCGCCTACCAGGCCGCACTCCACGTCGCGTCCATCTCGATCCGGGTCCGGTGCTGA
- a CDS encoding WS/DGAT domain-containing protein gives MGNHWFVIRFEVPSDLSDTASRIAAGRAAVNGVYNRDALDWMGGVARVAPLLPSRWLQWSFRLFAASHDFVISNMPGPRTTLQVAGTDVDQVYGIAPTLGAAVTATTVSYRDTCHVLLNVDPAVVDDTAFFRDCLCNGLFEVTSGA, from the coding sequence ATGGGCAACCACTGGTTCGTCATCCGCTTCGAGGTTCCCTCCGACCTGTCCGACACAGCCAGCCGGATCGCGGCGGGCCGCGCCGCGGTCAACGGCGTGTACAACCGGGACGCACTGGACTGGATGGGAGGTGTCGCCCGGGTGGCACCGTTGCTGCCGTCCAGATGGCTTCAGTGGTCCTTCCGGCTCTTCGCCGCGTCGCACGACTTCGTCATCAGCAACATGCCCGGCCCCCGGACCACCCTCCAAGTGGCGGGAACAGACGTCGACCAGGTCTACGGCATCGCCCCGACCCTGGGCGCCGCCGTCACGGCCACCACCGTGTCCTACCGGGACACCTGCCACGTGCTGCTCAATGTCGATCCCGCCGTGGTGGACGACACCGCGTTCTTCCGGGACTGCCTGTGCAACGGGCTGTTCGAGGTGACCTCCGGTGCGTAG
- a CDS encoding LysE family translocator, whose product MAISSALWSFALVVGLLTLTPGLDTALILRTSALGRRRRAWGVVLGIQTGTLAWGVFTSLGVTALLTASHLAYTVLRWIGAAYLIWMGFRMLRDTFRGLPTADTDNSVLAAGADSVSGGWRQGTLTNLLNPKMGAFYVAVLPQFIPAGTGHFTMGLLLTTVHIVIGLLWSAVLIGFARVLQGWLRKPQARRVLDRITGTVIGIFGVRLALSS is encoded by the coding sequence ATGGCAATAAGCTCCGCCCTGTGGTCCTTCGCCCTAGTTGTAGGGCTTCTCACTCTGACTCCCGGTCTCGATACGGCGTTGATCTTGCGCACGTCGGCCCTCGGTCGGCGCAGGAGAGCCTGGGGCGTCGTCCTCGGCATCCAGACCGGCACCCTGGCGTGGGGGGTGTTCACCTCCCTCGGAGTGACCGCGCTTCTCACGGCCTCACATCTCGCTTACACCGTGTTGCGCTGGATCGGTGCCGCCTATCTGATCTGGATGGGGTTCCGCATGCTCCGGGACACCTTCCGGGGGCTGCCCACGGCAGACACGGACAACTCTGTTCTGGCCGCCGGCGCGGACTCGGTGAGCGGCGGCTGGCGGCAGGGGACACTCACCAACCTCCTGAACCCGAAGATGGGCGCCTTCTACGTCGCAGTCCTGCCTCAGTTCATCCCCGCGGGCACCGGCCACTTCACCATGGGTCTCCTGCTCACCACGGTGCACATCGTGATCGGTCTGCTCTGGTCTGCCGTCCTCATCGGCTTCGCTCGCGTCCTTCAGGGGTGGCTCCGCAAACCCCAGGCTCGCCGCGTGCTCGACCGAATCACCGGCACCGTCATCGGCATTTTCGGTGTCAGGCTGGCGCTCAGCAGTTGA